The following coding sequences are from one Stigmatopora nigra isolate UIUO_SnigA chromosome 10, RoL_Snig_1.1, whole genome shotgun sequence window:
- the LOC144203704 gene encoding neurogenic differentiation factor 4-like, with amino-acid sequence MSCSSVEAHSQTSLIDGQTSQSVTVGCNKASPTNLQSPDTMMIKPYARQEEGAEDVSPVQWLEADMSSPDGDVSVTSHRCRAHAVNHQEEGSEDAEQDEEEEEEEEEEEEGVLEGENESSQCGPKRKRATKARQERFRARRVKANARERSRMHGLNDALENLRSIMPCHSKTQKLSKIETLRLARNYICALSTALEGGLSMESRAFMETLCKGLSQPTTNLVAGCLQLSATPQTDRVRPAAVPLGGMASYSSPGLPSPPYGSFDSAHLLHIRAMKGGAYESHSPNEYNAGGVGTPPYEGPPTPPLSISSNLVSKQEASPHYLAPSHYSPSPVDHGLYPSQPGYGVQGSYDSYHPPHVTPRQITPVYRD; translated from the exons ATGAGTTGCAGCTCTGTGGAGGCACACAGCCAAACATCTCTGATTGATGGCCAGACAAGTCAAAGTGTGACCGTTGGATGCAACAAAGCTTCTCCGACCAACTTACAAAGTCCCG ATACGATGATGATTAAGCCCTACGCGAGACAAGAGGAAGGAGCGGAGGACGTCAGCCCCGTGCAGTGGCTAGAGGCCGACATGAGTTCACCCGACGGCGACGTATCTGTGACCTCGCACCGCTGTCGAGCGCACGCCGTCAACCATCAGGAGGAGGGCAGCGAGGACGCGGAGcaagacgaggaagaggaggaagaagaggaggaggaagaagagggagtcCTGGAGGGCGAAAATGAATCCAGTCAATGCGGCCCTAAGAGGAAGCGGGCCACCAAAGCCAGGCAGGAGCGCTTCCGCGCCCGTCGGGTCAAGGCCAACGCCAGGGAGCGCTCGCGCATGCACGGCCTAAACGACGCTCTTGAAAACCTCCGCAGCATCATGCCATGTCATTCCAAAacccaaaaactgtccaaaatcGAGACTCTGCGCCTCGCCCGTAATTACATCTGCGCCCTCTCCACCGCCCTAGAAGGAGGTCTTTCCATGGAGAGCAGGGCCTTTATGGAGACCCTATGCAAAGGCCTTTCACAACCCACCACCAACTTAGTGGCGGGGTGTCTTCAGCTGTCTGCAACGCCGCAAACAGATCGAGTCCGCCCGGCGGCCGTGCCTCTGGGCGGCATGGCGAGCTATTCCTCCCCGGGCTTGCCGAGTCCACCCTACGGCAGCTTCGACTCGGCTCACCTGCTCCACATTAGGGCCATGAAGGGCGGGGCGTATGAGAGCCACTCGCCCAATGAGTACAATGCTGGTGGGGTGGGGACCCCACCCTATGAGGGTCCCCCTACTCCACCTCTGAGCATCAGCAGCAACCTGGTCTCCAAACAGGAGGCCTCACCTCACTACTTAGCCCCGTCGCATTACTCCCCGTCCCCCGTGGACCACGGCCTGTACCCGTCTCAGCCCGGGTACGGCGTACAGGGGTCGTACGACTCCTACCACCCACCTCACGTGACCCCCCGACAGATAACCCCTGTCTACAGAGACTAG